The genomic region CCGTGACCTGCTGGAATCGGACCAAAACCGGGGCGTGCTGGTGGTGACGCACCGACTCACCCCGCTTGAAGCAGCAGATGAAGTGCTCGTGCTGGACCCGACCACAAATCCAGACGGGACCCGCAGCGCCACGGTTTCTGCCCGCGGCACTCACAACAACTTGAAGCAAACGAACGAACAGTACCAATGGGCCCTGTCCCAAGAAGGAGACACCGATGACCTCGCCTGACAGTCAGCCGACCCTACCCCACGCGGAAAAACTCGTGGACGCAATGATAAAACTGACGGCAGCATCCGGTGTAGACGGAATCCTCCAAGCGTTCGTGAACGAAGCCACAAGACTCACGAACGCCCGCTACGGCGCCCTGTCAATACTCGACACCTGGGGGGAAGCCCGCCTGTTTTTCAACCGCGACTACAACCACCCCAGTGAAACCGAACAAGTCTTCACGGGTATGAACCTGGTGAACCTAGTGCCCACCGACGAAACCTACATCCTCAACGACGCCTCCAGCTTGGATCGCATCCCCCAAAGTGACGCGGAAACCCTCCAAAAACTCCTGGTCACCCCCACGCCGATCCACGATCAAACCATGAGCCGCCTGTACCTAGTGAACAAGCCCACTGATTTTGACGATGACGACGTGCGGGTACTGCACGCCCTCACGCGCGTCGCCGCCGCAACCGTAGCGAAAGCGCGCCTGTACCAAGAATCACGCAACCGGGAGCGGTGGATGAAAGGTACTCAAAGAATCGTCACCTCCATGCTGGAAGGCAACGACGAAGAGGAAATCCTGCCGCACATCGCGAAAACTGTGCTAGACGTGGCGCAGGCAGACACCGCGCTGATCGTCCTGCCGTCCGTGGGCTACTCGTGGGCGTGCGAAATCTCAGAAGGCTACATGGCGGACACCCTGCTGGGCACCGTATTTCCCCCAGAGGGCCGCGCCATGGCGGTGGTGCACGAAGGAACCGGCATGATCGTGGATTCGCTCGCAAACGCCTCCATGCTGCGGGTCGACCAACTCAAAAACTTCGGCCCCGCCATGTACGTACCGCTAATCAACCGGGGCGTGGCCCAGGGCGTCCTACTGATCTTGCGAAAAATTGGTGCACCCGCATTTAACCGCTCCGACCTGCCGCTCGCGGAAGCTCTGGCGGGGCAGGCTGCGTTCGCCCTCGAACTGTCTTCAGCCCGTCACACGGAGGATATGGCGGCGCTTTACGACGAACGCGACCGCATCGGCCGGGACCTACACGACTTCGCAATCCAACAGCTATTCGCCACGGGCATGCGGATTGACACGGCGAAAGCGAAACTTTACACCGGCGACACCACAAAAGAGCAGATCGACTCGATTCTGTCAGATGCGCTTGAGGCCGTTGACGCGTCCGTGCGGCAAATCCGCTCGATCGTGCACGACCTGCGCGAGCCAGATCAGGAAGTGGACCTGGTGGAACGGTTACGCAGGGAAACGTCGATTGCGCGGAACTCACTGGGGTTCGCGCCCTCGCTGATCCTGGATCTGGACGGGCAGCTGATTGAACCCGACGACCCGGATAGTATCGACGAAGTGTCCGCCCGGGTGGATGACGCGATCGCCGACGACGTTGTGGCTGTGGTGCGCGAAGGCCTATCAAACATTGCCCGACACGCTCACGCAACCGCCGCGCAAGTACTGATTGACGTGCACGGGCACGCGGAACTGGGGGAAATCAGCGTGCGGGTCACAGACGATGGGGTGGGGATCCCGAAGAACCGCACCCGCACCTCCGGTCTGGGGAACCTGCGGATGCGAGCGCGCAGGTTGAAAGGATCGTTCAAAATCGGGCCGGCACAAACTGGGCACGGCACCACCATGGTTTGGACCGTGCCGCTCGCAGACTACTGATCCCGCGCGGGCAGCCTTCCCGAGCGGGAGCGCCTTGCCTCGCGGGGTTCGTGCGAAAGGGGGCGCAGCGGGGCACGCCCGCGGCGCGGGTCCACCTGCTTGGTTAGGCGGAGATTATGGTCGCGGTGGGGTTTGGTTCCGCCACGCCGCCGCGCGCTGACCAGCAACCCACGCAGCCACCTGAGTGCGGCGCTGCAATCCCATTTTGGAAAGCAGGGACGTGATGTGGTTTTTCACAGTTTTCTCTGCCACCCCGAGTTTCTCCCCGATCTCACGGTTCGACAACCCGTCACCAATCAGGCCCAGCACCTTGCGTTCGGACGGCGTTAAATCGGCGGTTGGGTCCCCGTGGTCGGCTCGCCTCCGTGTCACCGTACGCTCGTCAAGCAGTACCCGACCGTCAGCAACCGCGCGGATCACATCCGTAATCTCCGCCCCGTGCACCGTCTTCAAAACGTAAGCTAAAGCCCCCACCTCAAGAGCCTCTGACAAAGCCGAATCGTCATCAAACGACGTGAGCACAATCGGGCGGATCTGCGGTTTTGTCTCTCGCAGTTTCCGCATAATGTCAATCCCCGTGCCGTCCGGTAGCTGCAGGTCCACCAGCATGACGTCGGGCACCACCAGTTCGGCGCGGCGGATCGCGTCTTCAACCGACCCGGCTTCCGCCACGACCTCCAGATCATCCGCCCGGTCAACGAGTTCCGCGATGCCCCTTCGGACAATCTCGTGGTCGTCAATGATCATCACGCGAACGGCTTTACTTTCACTATTCACAAACTCACCCCACAGGTTCGAAGTGGCAAAAACTAAACCAGTCCCATTCTACGCAGACTAGCCGCGGATTAACCTCCCGCGTTGACAGTGCGGACAATAAAAATGTGAGCGGTTAGAAATCACAATCCGCCTAATTACAGCTCCGCAGCGCCGACAGTTTTGCCCTTCCCGTCCGTACACTTGGAGCTCGCGCTCAAAATACCCCGCCTGTCCTTGAATATTCACATACAGCGTGTCGAACGACGTCCCTCCCGCGGCAATCGACCGTTCAATCACCTCTCGGCACGCCTTCAATACCGCACTTACGTCCCGCACCCGCAGGGACCGTCCCCGCCGGCCCCCAAAAATCTGGGTTGCCCAAAGAGCCTCGTCCGCGTAAATATTCCCCACCCCCGAGACTACTGCCTGATTCAACAGCAGGGTTTTAATGGGCGTGCGGGATGCGCGGATGCGCCTACTGACCGCCGCGGGGTCCAGCAGTGGATCCAGTGGGTCACGCGCAATATGCGCCGCACTGGTGGGAACGCGATCCCCCTGCTGCGTAACCAACAGTGGCACCACTTCAACCCGCCCGAACGTGCGTTGGTCAACAAAACTCAGCACCGACCCGTCGTCAAACTCTAAGCGCACGTGTTCGTGACGTTTACGCGCCAACGGCGCCGCGGCCGGTTCATGCCAGTGAAGCTGCCCCGACATCCCCAGGTGCATCACAATCGCCAGGGGTTCCCGCTGCTCCTTTTGCGCTACCGCCCACATGAATTTGCCCCGCCGCGCGGTCGACTCAATTTGCAGCCCCGTGAGGGCCTGCTCAAGTGCGTGCGGCGACGCCGACGTACGAGCTGAGCGGGGGTGCCACACGTGCGCGCGCGTAATAGTGCGGCCCCGAACGTGGGGGTCTAGCCCCGCGCGGATCGTTTCAACTTCGGGAAGCTCCGGCATCGATCAGTTCGCGCCCGATAAACTCAAGAAAGCAGCCCGCGCAGCCGCCGCAGTCGCGTTCTTCTTCGAGGTCGCATCCCCCTCACCGGCTACGCGCCCCCCGATTGTCACGGTTGCGTGGAACCGGCGCGCGTGGTCTGGGCCGGAGCCGATCGCCTCATACACCGGCTCCCCCAGTCCCTCATGCGAACAATATTCCTGAAGCGTCGTCTTGTAATCCGACGACTGGCCCATCTGAACCGCGTTATCCAAGAAGGGTTTCAAATGGTGCTCCACCACTTTGCGCGTGGTCTCTAGGCCGTACGTCAAATAGGTCGCGCCAATCATCGCTTCCGTCGTGTCACACAAAATCGAATCGCGTTCGCGCCCACCCGTGAGGTTCTCGCCCTTGCCAAGCAAAATGAAATCCCCCAAATGAATCCCGCGCGCGACTTTCGCCAGTGTCCGCTCAGACACGATGGCCCCGCGCATACGAGACAGCTGCGCCTCCGACTCAGATGGGAACGTTTTAAACAGGTATTCCGTAACCACAATCGACAACACGGAATCTCCCAGGAACTCGAGCCGCTCATTGTGCTCAATCCCACCCATTTCGAACGCGAACGACCGGTGCGTAAGCGCAGTCACCGCCAAATCCGGGTCCAACTCTATAGACCACGCCCCCATCAGGTCCGCAATCTGCGAGTTCACCGCTGCCGGCGGCGCTGCTTTACGCGAATGCGACGACACCCCTAATCCTCCTTAAAGAAATCTTTCAACGCCGAAAACCGCGGGTCCAATACCTCGTGCTCGTGATCATCCGGCAGGTCCTCCCAGCGTTTCCCACATACGTCGCACAGCCCCTCACAATCGGGCTTACACAACGGGGCGTACGGAAAACTCGTCACAATCGCGTCCCGCAACCAGGGTTCCAGCTCGATCTCGTCCCCCTCCAGCACCACCAGATCCTCGACCGCTTCATCCCCATCTTCCTTACGAATCCGGGCCACAGCCTCAGGGGTAAACAACATTTCATGCACGTCCACGTGCACGCCTTGCGAAACGGGACGCAAACACCGCACGCACTCCGCCCGCGCCGAAGCATCGGCTTGAATCTGCAGCAACACGCCATCTTCCATAGACGTCACAGTCACGTCCACGGGAATCACCTGGCCCGCCGGAACCGTCATCACCTGGGTCCCCAAATCGTCTGGAGCCGCAAGCTCCAACTGGTAATCCCGCACACTCCCACTGCGCGTAGGGAGCGTGGCGATAGACAGCTTGGCACCCGCAAATGGTTGGCTCACGCCGTTCAACCTCTCTTCTCCACACCGCCGCATTTAAGTGCGACGGCTCGTCATCACAACTATTTGCACCCGACGAATAGCAGTCGGCTACTCGTGATCAGCGCGGCGGTGGGACTCAATCTTTTCCCGCCCCGCCTGCGCCTGAGAATACATTTTCTCTAAAGTTTTCGTCAGCGCCGTGAGTGATTCCTGGCAGTACGAATCCGCCCCATTCGCCAGTTCTAACGCGTGCTTGCGCGCCTTATTCACAATCTCTTCCCCACGTTCACGCGCCTGCTCCACAATCGGCTGTTCACTAACGAGCTCTTCCGCACGCTCCCGGGCCTGCTGTTCCACTCGCCGCGCTTCCTCATGGGCTTGCTCAACAGTAGCTGATGCTTCCTGCTGCGCGCGCGCCACCTCCTGCTGTGCATCCTCCTGAGCCCGCTGGGTCAGTTCTTCAGCCTTACTGCGCGCGTCCTCAACAATCGTTTTCGCCCGCGCGTTCGCCTCATCCAACGTGGTTTGAGCCGCGTCATCAGCCCGTACCATCACCGCGTCCGCATCTGCCACTACCGCATCCGCCGCCAACAGGTCATCCGGGAGCGCCTGCCGGGCCTGCGCCAGCAAATCCAACATCTCCGCCTTGTTAACCAGCACGGACGCGCTCATCGGCAAGGCCCGCGCTTCCTCCACAAGTTCTTCAATCTGTTCGATCGCGGCAATCACGGTAGATGGCCCGTAAACATCGTCAATGTTCTGCGAATCCGCTTTCGGACCCGCCACCACCTCGTCAAAATCCGAAGCGGGGGTTTCGTGGTTACTCATCTCAAGACTCCTTACAGGGTGGTAGTGCTGTCAATCCTATCGCGTAACGCGCATTCAACCGGCTCGGGCACCATTGCACGCACAGACCCCTTGTTGACCGCCACTTCCTTCACAATCGTCGAGGAAATGTGCGCGAGGTGCGCGCGGGTTGGTAGGAACAGGGTTTCAATGTCCGCGAGGTTGTGGTTCACGGTCGCTTGGGGCAGTTCGAAGCTCGCGTCCCCAGCGGTGCGCAGCCCTTTCACTATCACGTCCACACCGTTTTGTTCGCACCACAACGCCAGGAGCCCTTCCACGCGGGCAACCTGCACGTTCGCCAGGTTTTTCGTAACTGTTTTGGCTAAACTCACTCGTTCGTGAGCGTTAAACAAGTACCGTTTCGACCAGTTGTTAGCTACCCCCACGATCACGTCTTCAAACAGGTTCGTGCACCGCTCGATAATATCTACGTGCCCCAACGTGATCGGGTCAAATGAGCCGGGAATCAGCGCTCTCGTCATATCTCCACGCTACCCTCATTACCCGTATACGTGAGGAACCACGCCCTCGTCTCACCCCATTTGCGCGTCGATTCTTCCGTGTATCCTGCCGGCCAGCTAGGTGCAGTTGAGCGGGTGGATCCTTCCACTACTACAAGTGCCTGAGGTTCTAGACCGCTCCGAAGTGCATCGAGAACGCGTGCAAGTTGCTGCGCTGGGTAGTCGTAGGGTGGGTCAATGAACACCAGGGTGTAGGCCGGTTGTTTGGTGCTGCACGCGAACTGGTAGGCGTCTTGCGCAACCGCGTGCGCTGGTGCGTCAAGGCAGCGGATGTTCTTGCTCATCACCCGGCTTGCCTCCCGCGCCTTATCCACCAGAACCGCGCTTTGCGCGCCGCGTGAAAGGGCCTCTAACCCCAGTGCGCCCGAACCCGCGTACAGGTCCAGTACGCGCGCGCCCTCCAGCTCATCCCAAGCTTCTAGGCGCGAAAACAGGGCTTCACGCACTCGCGAAGATGTGGGGCGCGTCCCCCGCGTGGGAACCGCCAGTTCCCTGCCTTTGTACGTGCCCGCGATGATCCGCGTCATGTTCTCTCCATCCACTGTGCTTGAACTTGCAGGTTTTCCACTCGGCTCGCAAGCGCTGGCCGGTGGGCCAGGTGCGGATCTGCCGCAATTATTTCTTTACCGAGCGAACGGGCTTGTTCGATGATCGCCTGGTCCCGCATCACTCGCAGAAGCGACAGGGAAGTGCGTCCGCCCGACTGGCCCTCCCCCAGCACGTCCCCTTCCGAACGGAGCTTCAGGTCTGCTTCCGCAAGTTCAAAACCATCTGTGGTGTCGGCAAACACTTGCAGCCGCTTGATCGACACCGAGGGGAGGTCTGGGCGCGCTACGGCCATGCACACTGCTTTTTGTCCACCCCGGCCGACCCGGCCGCGCAACTGGTGCAGTTGGGACAGTCCGAACTGGTGTGCATCCAAAATCACCATCATCGACGCGGCCGATATGTCTACCCCCACTTCGATCACGGTGGTGGTGACGAGAATGCCGATGTCACCGTTGTTAAAGGCTTCAATTGCCTCGGTTTTGCTATCCGGATTCATCCGCCCGTGCAACGTGCCTATGCGAATCCCCGCGAGTGCCGGGAGGTTGGTGAGCTCACGGGCAGTGTCCGCGACGTTCGCTAACTCCGGTTCTTCCCCTTTAGCGGATTTTCTTTGCGCAGTAGATCTACCTTCCGCGGCGGATTCTCCTTGGGCGGTTTTTCCTTGCGATTCTATCCGGGGGGTAACTACGAATACGCGTCCGCCTGCTTTCACTTCTTCTGCGGCTCGCTCCCACATCCGGTTCATCCACGCGGCGTTTTCGGCGGGAACCACGTAGGTTTCAGTGGTTTTGCGACCTTTGGGGAGTTCGCGGATGGTAGTTACATCCAGGTCACCGAACACGGTGATGGCGATGGTGCGTGGAATTGGCGTGGCTGTCATGGTGAGCATGTGGGGCAACATTGAGCCAGCGTTTTCACGCAGTTTATCGCGTTGACGGACCCCAAACCGGTGCTGTTCATCGACCACCACTAGGCCCAGCGCACCGAAGTTAAAGCTGTCTTCTAGCAGGGCGTGGGTGCCAACAAAGATACCGGGTTGTCCACTAGCGGCGCGCTGCAGGGCTTCGTTTCGGCTGCTCGCACTGCTGGCGCTGGTGAGTACGCTAACGGGGACGGGCAGTATGGTCGACAGCGATTGCGCGTGCTGTTGCGCGAGCACTTGGGTGGGGGCAAGCAGGGCCGCTTGATAGCCCGCGTTCACGGCCGCGGTCATTGCGAGGCCGGCGACCACGGTTTTGCCCGCGCCCACGTCCGCTTGCAGGAGGCGTTGCATCGGAGTGGTCTGCTGCATGTCCCGCGCGATGGTGTGCAGCGCATCTTGTTGGCCACCGGTGAGTTGAAATGGGAGGTCTGCCACCACTTGTTCGATCCCATTTTGGTTGATTGCGGGCGCGTTTTTGCGTTTCAGTTCGTCGTGCCGCGCCAGCATGGCCACTTGGAGTGCGAGGGCTTCGGACCATTTCACCGTTTTCTTAGCCGTTTCCAGTGCGGTGTCTGACGTCGGGTCGTGTAGCTCCCGCACCCCTTCCAAAAGGGGTACGAGGCCGCGTTCTTCCCGTTCTTTTTCGTTTAGGACGTCGGGTAGGTCTTGAGGGGTGAGCATCCCTAACAGCAGGTTCGCGCACTTGTGGATGAACCACGATGGGCATCGTTGTTGCGCCGGGTAGATGGGGATGGGTTTGTCGGCTCGTGCGCGCGCGTCTTGGGCTTGCGTAGATTCAAACTGCGGGTGGCTCAGCTGCAAGCTGCCTTGGTAGTCCCCCACTTTACCGGCGAATAAGTGCTGTGACCCGGGTTCGAGTGCGCGTTCTATTGGGGCGAGCCGCCCGGGGTGTTTAGCGAAAAAAACCGCGTTTATCGACCGGTGTCCGTCCGTGAGCACTACGGAAAGGCGCACACCACCCGCTCGGTTTTGCAGCATCTGCACTGACTGCACGCAAGCGAGGATAGTGACGTCTTGGCCCGGGTGCACTAGTTCCAGCGGGGTGAGTTTCCCCCAGTGTGCGTATCGACGTGGATAGTGGGTGATTAGGTGCCGCCCGGTTTCGACCCCCAGGCCCGCGAGTTTCTTAGCAGATCGTTTTCCGAGCACCTGTTCTAGGGGTCGGTCTAGCAATCCGGCTATCGCATCCATACCGGTAGTATCCCACAGTTACTGCCCGGCCGTTCACTTCCAGGTACCGCCCGGCCGCTTACTTCGAACGCTCGCGGGCCACCAATCCTCACCGTTCACTTCGAGCGCTCGCGGGCCACCAATTCCTCACCGTTCACTTCGAACGCTCGCGGGCCACCAATTCCTCACCGTTCACTTCGAACGCTCGCGAACTTCTAGTTTCCCGCGGCTCCACTTCCAAACGCACACCGCTCACTTCTGATGCGTCACTATGCCCGCAGGGGTGGCTAGCGTTTCAAAATGCGATTCATCTGCTGATTCATTTCTGTGAACGTGGATGGATCTTTAGAGCCGATCCAGACTGCGTCAAAATACGGGCGGGCTTTCGCAAACAGGGCTGCGCCACTGACGGTTAGTGGGTAGCGGGAAGTTTCTTTGCGTTCCACCCGGTCTGTGAATGGGGTGACGTCAATCCCGCGGTCGTGGAATGCTTTCACTGCTTCTTGCGTGCCCGCTGGGCGGGCTGGGAACACGATGCCTTGCCGTCCGATCACGTTTTGACATTTGTCAGAGCCCAGGTAGGCAACCCAGCGGGCGGCCTCGCGCGGGTTCTTAGTCTGCTTAGAGATGGAATCGCCCAACCCGTTGTACATGGTGGCGGGGTGACCAGAGGGACCGCTGGGCAACGGGGCAATTCCCAAATCAATGTCTTTCAGCCGGTCGTACCCGTTGATCATCCAAGAACCCGCAATGGCAAGTGCGGCCCGGTGCGCTCCCAGTTGCTGTTCTGCGGGGAATGCCTCCCCGAACTCACCGTACGCGGGCAGTATCCCTTCTTTCGTGAGCCCCGCGTACCACTGCATGGTTTTTTGGAACCGCGGGTCGTCGTACTGGAACTTTGTGCCCCACACCGGCACGTCCGTATGCGTCCACCCGGTGGACAGGGCGAACGGGGACCAGCTGGTTTGCCCCACGTAGTCTAACGTCGGGTCCGCCGCGAGTCCGTAGGTTTGGATTTTAGTTTTATCGAACCCATCTTCATCCCCACGTTTACCGTTCTTATCCACGGTGAGGTGGCGGATGATCTTCCCAAAAGAACCGCCGTCGTCGGGGTTCCAGTTCGCGTTCTGCAGTTCCTCTTCGCTGATTCCCGCATCCCGCAGCACGTTCTTGTCGTACATGATCGCCACGGTGTCGTAGTCTTTCGGCACGCCGTAGCGTTTGCCATCTTGACCAATCCACATGTCCGCCAGCCCGGTCATGAACTCCTGCGGGTTCAGGTCTTTGAGCGGCCCCACGTCATCGAGTGGGAGCAGCACACCGCGTTCTTGGAACTCCGGGTAACGGGCCACGTGGTCAGTGAACACGTCCGGCCCCGCATCCGCCACGAAACCCGCGGTTAGTTTAGTCCAGTAGTCATCCCACCCCACCTGCGTGATACGGATGTCAATATCGTCGTTTTCTTTCATGAAATCCTGCGCGCACTGCTGGTAGCCGGGTAGTTGGTTCGCGTCCCACATCCAGTAGTCAATCGCAGTTTTACTGCCAGAAAATGTGCTTGAGGAGCATCCGGCAACCGCGAGCGTAAGAGTTGACACTAGTGCTGCGGCGGTGCTCAAAATTCCAGTTCTATTCTTCATCTTGACCTACTTGATCCCCGTGAATGCAATGGAGTTGACGATTCGTTTAGCAAACAGTGCGAACAGCAGCAGCATCGGCAGTGCTGCCACGAGTGTGGCTGCCATAAGCCCCGCCCAGTCCGTACCGGATTGGGGTGCCTGCGCGCGAAACACGCCCAGTGCCACAGTGAGCACGCGTGAATCGTCGGTGTAAGAAACCAGCAGGGGCCAGAAGTAATCGTTCCACGCAGTGATGTACGTCAGTAGCGCGAGGGTCACGATTGGGCCCTGTGACATAGGCACGATCAGCCGCACAAAAGTACCGAGCCGGGAAACTCCGTCGAGCAACTGCGCCTCCTCAAGTTCCCGGGGAATGTTCATGAAGAACTGGCGCAAGAAGAAAATCGCGAACGGTGAGATGAACATGGTTGGCAGCATGATGCCAAGGAGCGTGTCCACCAGCCCCAAACTCTTGATGAGCGTGAAGTTCGGTAAGTACGTGAAGATTAAAGGAATCATGAGGGCGGACAGGAAAATGGCGTACACCGCGTTTCTACCGGGCCAACGAAGGCGGGAGAACGCGAACGCAGCCATTGCACAGAACGTGGTTTGGAACACCGTTATGCACGTGGCGACCACCACGGAGTTCAGCAGGTACCTCCAAAAGTCGATGGTGGCACCGCTGCCTCCCTGCTCGATCGCGGTTTGCACATCTTGCAAACCGAAGACGCGTGCAAACCCACCCCAGTTAATGCCCCCTGCCGGCAACAGGTTACCCGCGTTGGTTGCCAACGCACCGTTGGCAGACAGTGCGGTCCGTAGAATCCAGTAGAACGGGAAGAGGGTGATCACGATGATCAGGATCATGAATGCCCACGCGAGCACTCGCCCCACCGACCAGCGTTTACGCCGCTTTTTAGTGCCGCGCGTTGCAGTCTTGTCGGCAGGTTCACGAGCGGGGGCTTGTGCCGCATCTGTGCGCGCACTCCGCCCCTCAAGGACCGGACCCGCTACAGGTTGTGTGTTCTTGTCCATGGTCTTACCCCAAATCCGTTTCGCCCGCGCGGGAAACCTTGTATTGCACAATCGTTACAATCCCGAGGATTACTAGCAGCGCCACGCTCATCGCGGAAGCGTATCCGAAGTCGAACTGGGCGAACGCGCGGTCGTAAATGTACATCTGCAGTACGCGGGAGGCATCCACTGGGCCACCACCCGTTGCAACCGACACCGTGTCGAACACTTGGAACGAACCGACTATCGACATGATTAGCACCAGCGCCAAAATTGGGCGCAGCAGTGGCAAAGTGATTCGGAAAAACGCTTGGACCTCACTTGCCCCATCTGTCTTCGCGGCCTCGTACACGTCGTTCGGGATTCCCTGCAGGCCCGCGAAAATAAGTAATGCGGTGTACCCCATGTGTCGCCACACGTTCACCAGCGCAATCGTGGGGATCACCAGGGCTTCACTCCCCCAGAAGTTCTGCGCGCCGATCCCCAAGGCTTCCAACAGCTTGTTTCCAATCCCCATGTTCGTGTCCAAAATCCACAAGAACACGATCGCCGCCACTACGTTCGACACCAGGTACGGGGTGAGCACAATTGAACGCAGCCACGTGGATTGCGTCAACCGTTGCATCAGCACCGCGATCAGCAGCGCCACCACGGTCTGTACCCCAATGTTGACCACCACGTAGTACAGCGTTACTTTAATCGCGTTCCAAAACAC from Gleimia hominis harbors:
- a CDS encoding sensor histidine kinase, translating into MTSPDSQPTLPHAEKLVDAMIKLTAASGVDGILQAFVNEATRLTNARYGALSILDTWGEARLFFNRDYNHPSETEQVFTGMNLVNLVPTDETYILNDASSLDRIPQSDAETLQKLLVTPTPIHDQTMSRLYLVNKPTDFDDDDVRVLHALTRVAAATVAKARLYQESRNRERWMKGTQRIVTSMLEGNDEEEILPHIAKTVLDVAQADTALIVLPSVGYSWACEISEGYMADTLLGTVFPPEGRAMAVVHEGTGMIVDSLANASMLRVDQLKNFGPAMYVPLINRGVAQGVLLILRKIGAPAFNRSDLPLAEALAGQAAFALELSSARHTEDMAALYDERDRIGRDLHDFAIQQLFATGMRIDTAKAKLYTGDTTKEQIDSILSDALEAVDASVRQIRSIVHDLREPDQEVDLVERLRRETSIARNSLGFAPSLILDLDGQLIEPDDPDSIDEVSARVDDAIADDVVAVVREGLSNIARHAHATAAQVLIDVHGHAELGEISVRVTDDGVGIPKNRTRTSGLGNLRMRARRLKGSFKIGPAQTGHGTTMVWTVPLADY
- a CDS encoding response regulator translates to MIIDDHEIVRRGIAELVDRADDLEVVAEAGSVEDAIRRAELVVPDVMLVDLQLPDGTGIDIMRKLRETKPQIRPIVLTSFDDDSALSEALEVGALAYVLKTVHGAEITDVIRAVADGRVLLDERTVTRRRADHGDPTADLTPSERKVLGLIGDGLSNREIGEKLGVAEKTVKNHITSLLSKMGLQRRTQVAAWVAGQRAAAWRNQTPPRP
- the mutM gene encoding bifunctional DNA-formamidopyrimidine glycosylase/DNA-(apurinic or apyrimidinic site) lyase, whose amino-acid sequence is MPELPEVETIRAGLDPHVRGRTITRAHVWHPRSARTSASPHALEQALTGLQIESTARRGKFMWAVAQKEQREPLAIVMHLGMSGQLHWHEPAAAPLARKRHEHVRLEFDDGSVLSFVDQRTFGRVEVVPLLVTQQGDRVPTSAAHIARDPLDPLLDPAAVSRRIRASRTPIKTLLLNQAVVSGVGNIYADEALWATQIFGGRRGRSLRVRDVSAVLKACREVIERSIAAGGTSFDTLYVNIQGQAGYFERELQVYGREGQNCRRCGAVIRRIVISNRSHFYCPHCQRGRLIRG
- the rnc gene encoding ribonuclease III; the protein is MSSHSRKAAPPAAVNSQIADLMGAWSIELDPDLAVTALTHRSFAFEMGGIEHNERLEFLGDSVLSIVVTEYLFKTFPSESEAQLSRMRGAIVSERTLAKVARGIHLGDFILLGKGENLTGGRERDSILCDTTEAMIGATYLTYGLETTRKVVEHHLKPFLDNAVQMGQSSDYKTTLQEYCSHEGLGEPVYEAIGSGPDHARRFHATVTIGGRVAGEGDATSKKNATAAAARAAFLSLSGAN
- a CDS encoding YceD family protein, whose protein sequence is MSQPFAGAKLSIATLPTRSGSVRDYQLELAAPDDLGTQVMTVPAGQVIPVDVTVTSMEDGVLLQIQADASARAECVRCLRPVSQGVHVDVHEMLFTPEAVARIRKEDGDEAVEDLVVLEGDEIELEPWLRDAIVTSFPYAPLCKPDCEGLCDVCGKRWEDLPDDHEHEVLDPRFSALKDFFKED
- the coaD gene encoding pantetheine-phosphate adenylyltransferase — encoded protein: MTRALIPGSFDPITLGHVDIIERCTNLFEDVIVGVANNWSKRYLFNAHERVSLAKTVTKNLANVQVARVEGLLALWCEQNGVDVIVKGLRTAGDASFELPQATVNHNLADIETLFLPTRAHLAHISSTIVKEVAVNKGSVRAMVPEPVECALRDRIDSTTTL
- the rsmD gene encoding 16S rRNA (guanine(966)-N(2))-methyltransferase RsmD translates to MTRIIAGTYKGRELAVPTRGTRPTSSRVREALFSRLEAWDELEGARVLDLYAGSGALGLEALSRGAQSAVLVDKAREASRVMSKNIRCLDAPAHAVAQDAYQFACSTKQPAYTLVFIDPPYDYPAQQLARVLDALRSGLEPQALVVVEGSTRSTAPSWPAGYTEESTRKWGETRAWFLTYTGNEGSVEI
- a CDS encoding ATP-dependent DNA helicase RecG, whose product is MDAIAGLLDRPLEQVLGKRSAKKLAGLGVETGRHLITHYPRRYAHWGKLTPLELVHPGQDVTILACVQSVQMLQNRAGGVRLSVVLTDGHRSINAVFFAKHPGRLAPIERALEPGSQHLFAGKVGDYQGSLQLSHPQFESTQAQDARARADKPIPIYPAQQRCPSWFIHKCANLLLGMLTPQDLPDVLNEKEREERGLVPLLEGVRELHDPTSDTALETAKKTVKWSEALALQVAMLARHDELKRKNAPAINQNGIEQVVADLPFQLTGGQQDALHTIARDMQQTTPMQRLLQADVGAGKTVVAGLAMTAAVNAGYQAALLAPTQVLAQQHAQSLSTILPVPVSVLTSASSASSRNEALQRAASGQPGIFVGTHALLEDSFNFGALGLVVVDEQHRFGVRQRDKLRENAGSMLPHMLTMTATPIPRTIAITVFGDLDVTTIRELPKGRKTTETYVVPAENAAWMNRMWERAAEEVKAGGRVFVVTPRIESQGKTAQGESAAEGRSTAQRKSAKGEEPELANVADTARELTNLPALAGIRIGTLHGRMNPDSKTEAIEAFNNGDIGILVTTTVIEVGVDISAASMMVILDAHQFGLSQLHQLRGRVGRGGQKAVCMAVARPDLPSVSIKRLQVFADTTDGFELAEADLKLRSEGDVLGEGQSGGRTSLSLLRVMRDQAIIEQARSLGKEIIAADPHLAHRPALASRVENLQVQAQWMERT
- a CDS encoding ABC transporter substrate-binding protein, encoding MKNRTGILSTAAALVSTLTLAVAGCSSSTFSGSKTAIDYWMWDANQLPGYQQCAQDFMKENDDIDIRITQVGWDDYWTKLTAGFVADAGPDVFTDHVARYPEFQERGVLLPLDDVGPLKDLNPQEFMTGLADMWIGQDGKRYGVPKDYDTVAIMYDKNVLRDAGISEEELQNANWNPDDGGSFGKIIRHLTVDKNGKRGDEDGFDKTKIQTYGLAADPTLDYVGQTSWSPFALSTGWTHTDVPVWGTKFQYDDPRFQKTMQWYAGLTKEGILPAYGEFGEAFPAEQQLGAHRAALAIAGSWMINGYDRLKDIDLGIAPLPSGPSGHPATMYNGLGDSISKQTKNPREAARWVAYLGSDKCQNVIGRQGIVFPARPAGTQEAVKAFHDRGIDVTPFTDRVERKETSRYPLTVSGAALFAKARPYFDAVWIGSKDPSTFTEMNQQMNRILKR